The following nucleotide sequence is from Achromobacter spanius.
GTTTTCCCAGACCTGCCACAGCGCAACCGCCAGCATGCCGATCAACGAAATGATCCGGCCGATCGGCGTCATGGCAAACGCGTTCCACAGCATCGGCACGACGACTCTTGCCAGGTTCAGCAAGAATCCGCCGACCGGGGACAGGATCTGCCACAGGCCATAGGCCAGCACGCTGGCGCGCCGCAGCCAGTTGCCCAGCGAGACCAGCCCGATGCTGGCGCCCGTCAGTGCCAGCAGTTTGACGACCGCGTCGATGTTGTCGGCCATGAACAGGATCGACGCCGTCACCCCGTTCAGCACGCTGCGGCCTGCCGGCAAGGCCTGGCCGACATAGCGCTGCAAGGCGTCGTTGAACACCGTCATCGCTGCCGTGATGGACGCGGGCGCCGCCTCGGCTTCCGCGCGCATGGCGGGCAACTGCGATTGCAGCGCGGGCAAGGCGCGGTCGGCGGTGACCTGGCCGCCTTGCACCTGCTGGCGCAACTGGCCGCGGTCCACATTCAGGCCGGCAGCCAACGCATCCTGCATGCGCCGAGGCAGCGCGTTGTATTCCTCAAGGCCCAGCCTGCCCTGTTCCACCATCTTCAACAGCGCCGCCACGACACCGCCCCGGTCCTCGGCCGGGGTCTGCGACAAGCGCATGGCCAAGGCGACGGCCTCGGTGATACCAGCAGCGTCACGCGGGGAACGCCCGTGGTCTTGCAGCGTCTGCGCGGCCCGGGCATAGGTGTCGACGTTGTCGGCATACGGCGTGCGGCTGGCGCGCGACACGCGGGCCAGGTCGCGATCGGCCTCGGCCGCTTGCGCGCCCGACCCCGCCGCTTGCCGCAGGCGTTCCTGGATTTGCACCCAGGCGTCGATGTCGCTCAGGATGCGCTTGAGCGGCGATGCGCCAAGCGTCAGTTCAACGACGCCGCGCAAGCCGCCCAGCGCGGCCGCGTGCTGGCGGGGCGCCGGGATGCCGCCTTGCGGGCGGACCACAGTGCCTTGCGACTGCACGCTTGTTGACTGCCGGCGCGTTGGCTGGCCGCTGGTTGGCTGGCCGCTGGTTGGCTGACCGCTGGTTGGCTGACCGCTTGTCGCCAAGCCGCTTATCGCCTGCTGCGTGCTCACCACGCTGGGCAACACGCCCGCCAACGCGCGGCGCATGGTGGCGCTGGCCTGCACGGTTGCGTCAGCCATGGATTTCAGCATGGATTCAAACGCCTGCTGGTAAGCCTGCAAGCCGCTTGTGTCCACCTGGTAGCGCAGCAGCGTCACCACCTCTCGTACCAAGATCATCATTACCTCGCCTTGTTATCTGCCGCAGCCTGCGCGGCCTGCTGGGCGTCCATCAGCGCATTGAGCTTCAGGATGTCCAGCAGATCGATGTCGCCGCGCTTGGCGGCGTCCAGGCTGACATGGCGGGCCAGGATGGGCCGCCAGATGATCAACTCTCTTTCGAAGCCTGCGTCGAACCGCCCGACAGGCTCGCCAGCTTCGCGCGGGCCGGACCAAAGCGGCCGGCCCAACGCGCCAAAGGGCCGGCGAAGTTGTGCTCAAGAATGTGGAACAACAGCTCCAGGATTTCGGCATAGTCGGCAAAGGCCAGGCCGCGATGGGCGGGCGTCAGCTTCTGGGGCTCGCGACCGGCCAGCTCGAAGCTGACCAGCTCCGGGTCGATCAGGCGCTCGGCCCAACCGCCCAGGGCGTCGCCGCCCAGCTTGGCCGACAGTTCCCGGAACGCGTCCAGCATCGCGCTTTCGTCGCGACCTTCGCCGGCGCCTGCCACGTTGAACACGGAATTCAGCATCGACCCGGCGGCCGGCAGCACTTCCTTTTGCAAGTCGCCCAGCAGCTTCAACTGGCGGAACGGGTCGAAGCGGGAGATCCGGAAGATGGTGGTGCCGATGGTCACTTCCTTGACGGCGCTCATCAGGTATTGCCCCCGATCACGTTGATGGCCGGACCGGTCTCGATCGTCCATTCGCGGCTGCCCACCTTGGCGCCGTAGCCGGCGTCGGGCATCTTGACGATCCAGGCCGAATCCGAGGCGTGC
It contains:
- a CDS encoding tape measure protein — encoded protein: MMILVREVVTLLRYQVDTSGLQAYQQAFESMLKSMADATVQASATMRRALAGVLPSVVSTQQAISGLATSGQPTSGQPTSGQPTSGQPTRRQSTSVQSQGTVVRPQGGIPAPRQHAAALGGLRGVVELTLGASPLKRILSDIDAWVQIQERLRQAAGSGAQAAEADRDLARVSRASRTPYADNVDTYARAAQTLQDHGRSPRDAAGITEAVALAMRLSQTPAEDRGGVVAALLKMVEQGRLGLEEYNALPRRMQDALAAGLNVDRGQLRQQVQGGQVTADRALPALQSQLPAMRAEAEAAPASITAAMTVFNDALQRYVGQALPAGRSVLNGVTASILFMADNIDAVVKLLALTGASIGLVSLGNWLRRASVLAYGLWQILSPVGGFLLNLARVVVPMLWNAFAMTPIGRIISLIGMLAVALWQVWENWDVIKAYISASWDALMAMALDSFLGPVIEYIQAIWQFWTELVNGVVAVFKGDWDGAIAHWAGAFNGLWTFFSNMGGRMMATIKQIGGAIQTWVLDKLKVAKDWFLSLLPDVFKSESEAPASVMDALPPGEQQGIPHGMRSGALSNDQAAWWAVASGVSLPLVPPANVVGPKALLGRAPSNYQSLNNIVVNVPAGDPHVVSKAVADGVSQGHQRSYQSLSQTYDVTPGVESPP
- a CDS encoding phage tail assembly chaperone — its product is MDDRDRSGHQRDRGQYLMSAVKEVTIGTTIFRISRFDPFRQLKLLGDLQKEVLPAAGSMLNSVFNVAGAGEGRDESAMLDAFRELSAKLGGDALGGWAERLIDPELVSFELAGREPQKLTPAHRGLAFADYAEILELLFHILEHNFAGPLARWAGRFGPARAKLASLSGGSTQASKES